One Halostella limicola genomic window carries:
- a CDS encoding alpha-ketoacid dehydrogenase subunit beta, with product MTEQLNMLEAIRSTLRAEMERDDGVIVYGQDVGRNGGVFRATQGLIDDYPGQIYDAPVAESGIVGMGVGLAAHGLTPVPEIQFSGFMHQAFAQIQQHAARLRSRSRGTMNCPMTIRAPSGGGIRALEHHSESFEAGYAHTPGLQIAYPSSPADAKGLLAASIRNPDPVIFLEPTRLYRAVSGEVPEEEHLVPFGEANVVEEGEDITVVAWGAMRRETQRAANNADADVELIDPRTIVPLDEETILDSVRKTGRCVVVHEAPKTAGMAAEITARINDEALMYLEAPVERVTGYDVPFPLYAREEDYLPDPERIRSGIERAVEY from the coding sequence ATGACTGAGCAGCTGAACATGCTGGAGGCGATCCGCTCGACGCTCCGGGCGGAGATGGAGCGCGACGACGGCGTGATCGTCTACGGGCAGGACGTGGGCCGGAACGGCGGCGTGTTCCGCGCGACGCAGGGCCTGATCGACGACTACCCCGGCCAGATCTACGACGCCCCCGTCGCCGAGTCCGGCATCGTGGGCATGGGCGTCGGCCTCGCCGCGCACGGCCTGACCCCCGTCCCCGAGATCCAGTTCTCGGGGTTCATGCACCAGGCGTTCGCCCAGATCCAGCAACACGCCGCGCGCCTGCGGAGTCGCTCGCGCGGGACGATGAACTGCCCGATGACGATCCGCGCGCCCTCCGGCGGCGGCATCCGCGCGCTCGAACACCACTCCGAGAGCTTCGAGGCGGGGTACGCCCACACGCCCGGCCTGCAGATCGCCTACCCGTCCTCACCGGCGGACGCGAAGGGCCTGCTCGCCGCCTCGATCCGCAACCCGGACCCGGTCATCTTCCTCGAACCGACGCGGCTGTATCGCGCGGTCAGCGGCGAGGTGCCGGAAGAGGAACATCTGGTCCCCTTCGGCGAGGCGAACGTCGTCGAGGAGGGCGAGGACATCACGGTCGTCGCGTGGGGCGCGATGCGCCGCGAAACCCAGCGCGCTGCGAACAACGCCGACGCCGACGTCGAACTGATCGACCCGCGGACGATCGTCCCACTGGACGAGGAGACCATCCTCGACTCGGTGCGCAAGACCGGCCGCTGCGTCGTCGTCCACGAGGCCCCGAAGACTGCGGGGATGGCCGCCGAGATCACCGCGCGGATCAACGACGAGGCGCTCATGTACCTGGAAGCGCCCGTCGAGCGCGTGACGGGGTACGACGTCCCGTTCCCGCTGTACGCCCGCGAGGAGGACTACCTGCCCGACCCCGAGCGGATTCGGTCGGGGATCGAGCGGGCGGTGGAGTACTGA
- a CDS encoding V-type proton ATPase subunit C, which translates to MGTDGADTASENVTERVEAAKGTLLEPEENSFKRWLLLSGGRGVVTAVAMLVVMTGFVVLGVVWTTEMRDLVTETEIVQTLLFTLLSGTILLVSIAVSINSVVLSQELTSIGDQLDEIENSLSFRSSIREMSDPDVSPARPAEFLLTILRAVRDQSEELDTVVEDDGSAFSERVDAFVDDVVRQTESIEKRLQRGQFGTSEVLLAGLDYDYSWQMYVTQRLLSTHGDELTDRQRDVLEDIVETLKQFTTGRAYFKTLYFKRELANLSRWLLAISFPSIVYLSYALLALKANLIPDISVLGIGSLILFTGAAYVAGLVPFALFTSYVLRSATISFRTLAAGPFILKDEDKRGRIDWD; encoded by the coding sequence ATGGGAACAGACGGCGCGGACACCGCGTCCGAAAACGTGACCGAACGCGTGGAAGCGGCCAAAGGGACGCTGCTCGAACCCGAGGAGAACTCGTTCAAGCGGTGGCTGCTGCTCAGCGGCGGCCGGGGAGTCGTCACGGCAGTCGCGATGCTGGTCGTCATGACGGGGTTCGTCGTGCTTGGGGTCGTCTGGACGACCGAAATGCGGGACCTCGTAACGGAGACCGAAATCGTACAGACCCTGTTGTTCACGCTGCTCAGCGGGACGATACTCCTCGTCTCTATCGCCGTCTCTATCAACTCCGTGGTGCTCTCTCAGGAGCTTACGTCGATCGGAGACCAACTCGACGAGATCGAGAACTCCCTCTCGTTCCGGAGTTCGATCCGGGAGATGAGCGACCCGGACGTGAGTCCGGCGCGGCCCGCGGAGTTCCTCCTGACTATCCTCCGGGCGGTTCGCGACCAGTCGGAGGAACTCGACACCGTGGTGGAGGACGATGGCTCCGCGTTCAGTGAGCGCGTCGACGCCTTCGTGGACGACGTCGTCCGGCAGACCGAGAGCATCGAAAAGCGACTTCAGCGGGGACAGTTCGGAACGTCTGAGGTGCTGCTCGCCGGGCTGGACTACGATTACTCCTGGCAGATGTACGTCACGCAGCGTCTCCTGAGTACCCATGGTGACGAACTCACCGACCGGCAACGAGATGTCCTAGAGGATATCGTCGAGACGCTGAAACAGTTCACGACGGGGCGGGCGTATTTCAAGACGCTATACTTCAAGCGGGAACTCGCCAACCTCTCGCGGTGGCTGTTGGCGATCTCATTTCCCTCCATCGTCTACCTCTCGTACGCGCTCCTTGCCCTCAAGGCGAACCTGATCCCGGATATCTCGGTTCTCGGCATCGGGTCGCTCATTCTCTTCACCGGCGCCGCCTACGTTGCCGGCCTCGTTCCGTTCGCGCTGTTTACGTCGTACGTACTTCGGTCTGCCACGATCTCCTTCCGGACGCTCGCGGCCGGACCGTTCATCCTCAAGGACGAAGACAAGCGCGGCCGGATCGATTGGGACTGA
- a CDS encoding 50S ribosomal protein L15e — MAQSFYSHIKEAWQNPDDGKLAELQWQRKQEWRDQGAIERVERPTRLDKARELGYKAKQGVVVARVSVRKGSARKERFRAGRRSKRQGVNAITRRKNLQRIAEERASRKFRNLRVLNSYWVGEDGSQKWFEAIMVDPEHPAIQNDDDLNWICDDAHENRAFRGLTSAGKKNRGLSQKGKGTEHTRPSNNGGKGRGK; from the coding sequence ATGGCACAGAGCTTCTACTCACACATCAAGGAAGCGTGGCAGAACCCGGACGACGGCAAACTCGCCGAACTCCAGTGGCAGCGAAAGCAGGAGTGGCGCGACCAGGGCGCCATCGAGCGCGTCGAGCGCCCGACCCGCCTCGACAAGGCCCGCGAGCTGGGCTACAAGGCGAAGCAGGGCGTCGTCGTCGCTCGCGTGAGCGTCCGCAAGGGCTCGGCCCGCAAGGAACGGTTCCGCGCCGGGCGACGCTCGAAGCGCCAGGGTGTCAACGCGATCACCCGCCGCAAGAACCTCCAGCGGATCGCCGAGGAGCGCGCCTCCCGGAAGTTCCGCAACCTGCGCGTCCTCAACTCCTACTGGGTCGGCGAGGACGGCAGCCAGAAGTGGTTCGAAGCGATCATGGTGGACCCGGAGCACCCCGCCATCCAGAACGACGACGACCTCAACTGGATCTGCGACGACGCTCACGAGAACCGCGCGTTCCGCGGCCTCACGAGCGCCGGCAAGAAGAACCGTGGCCTCTCCCAGAAGGGCAAGGGCACGGAGCACACCCGCCCGAGCAACAACGGCGGCAAGGGCCGCGGGAAGTAA